AGAATTTGAACAACCTTATATCAAATTGATAATTTAACCAAGCCTTTTACTTAAGCCAAATGCTATGGCTTATATTCAAACAATATTTTCATTCATGGTGCATTAATAATATAGAACAATTATATTCAAATGAAACAATAGTGGCATAGAACCTTAGTTTTGTTAGGGATGGCCATGGTTCAAATTTGAATCGAAATCAGACCGAAATTGAATCGGCGATTGTTGAACCGGAATTGAAACcaaattttggaaattgaaccaaaATCATAACTGTAACTACAAGTTCAGGTTCAtattcaccaaaattttgaATCAGAGCTGAAACTGATGATTTAGAACACCTGCCGTCTAAAAGAACACCGGCTATTTAAACCTATTTGGCCAATTTAGAATTTAATATCAGTAATTAACACCTAACACTAGTAGCTCAATCCTAACCTAACAATACATTATCCCATCTCATTAGTCAGCCTAGATCCTATAACAAATCTAACTTCAAGACTAATCAAATGTAATAAAAAACGAagtattttttcacaaaatttgattatttttcttttttcttgcacatgataatataataaagttctttttttttcctatcttattttctaaaattcaatttttataatCATAATAAGTGTTTAAACATAACTAAGAGAACTAGAACTATAAGCGgagtaaaataaaaattgaaactagATTGGAATTGATGGTTTAAGAACCGTAATCGTAATCATCCCTATAAGGGCTAGCTCAGGTTCCATCTTTGAGAAGATCTGGAACTGTTGATTTTTAAACTAAAACTGACCGTTTTGAGACCGTAGCCATGTCTAAGTGTTGTAACTAAAATTGCACATAGAGAACAAATAGAAGTGAATAAAAATTGGTAATTTGGTACGAAAGTGAGATGAAGGATGAAATATACTAATCCTGCTCGCACAAATGACTTAGATTCTCAAGGATATCTTTTAAAAAATTGTGTCATTTTTTAAATTGTCATTTTTATCTTGTTATTAAGGCTAAAGAACATTTTCATAACTTTGggaggctagagaaactccacaaaaatgtagttcttactagtttttcttagttcaattagtttagtagttgagtatagagtagtatagtTCATCCtacttgtttattagctaggcaaagatgaagattgagatgaagaaggcaagggaagagctcatgtgacaagggttaattttctttccaactctttatcttttgtacttgattctaagtttagttaatatacaaattctggattttgtgtttatgatgtgtctttaaagtttatgccttgggtttggttgaatttcctatgattgttagtgttattatttggctatttgattactagtatttgagcaagttatttagtactttagctctttaaatcattattaatctggtaccattaatctTGATTATCTAAGGtattgtttctgcaatgaaaattgagattcaACACTGGTTTAAGAGGTGcaacactcacgagagtagtggtgcacctatgtggttttgatgattaatttcatgtaatttcattgaagcaatgaacttgtaactaatttcataaccatgaaaatagatatggattagttatgagtataattgattcactacgaaagtaggattcaaatgcataaggaaattacaccatagcTAACCtagatagtagtactcaatgatccaaaagtcacacttgcatgagtagttagggatatcacaacccaaggagcttccatttgttattttcttgtataagttcagtaggttttacttattataattcattgatagtttaaataatagagaagctttagtagtgtcggtaattgcaatcttccttgtgggatcgacccttaataccctatacttgctcacgattcgtatacttgcgataaatcgcatGTGGGGTATTTaagagtttataaatgtaaaacttgattgtggatgagttaaatattatatgtataccccgcacACGTCATGAACGAAAGGTTATGATTTGGTATTATTGTTGTTAAAATTTGAGTTAATAAAATCATTAGttatttatttgtgtatttgttCTCCTCCTCTTCCCACATATCTTTATATGCTAAAATTGCTTccgttgaattttttttgtgcCACAAATGGTAATACCATTATGCCTTCAAACAATTTCCATGTCTCACTTCTAATTCTCAAATTGTAAAAGCATATACTACTTTATTATTAAATCCAAGTGGAAGGCATAGATGTAGAATGCAAATTAATCGGTCTTGTAtctttctcaaaggaaaaaaagaaaaccttGTTTTTGCATAAATTTATGAACAACTCTCTAGATCAAACAagcaaattcaaaatgaaacatttacCATTCGCCGAAAGCCATGAATAATATACCGAAATTTAGTAATGCCAAACCGTAAGAATAACCCTCGTCTCTTTTGAGCAAGCCAACTTGTTCATACTctaattttgaagaaaattatttgATTACCTCATCTTTAATCATAAATTAGAAGcattttatttgaaaagaaatGGGAAAGATCAATGTGACAATTGAAATTAAATGGTAGAGAATTGAAGTTTTGATCCCTAATGTTTAGCTCGTGTGCCAAATTAGTCTCCAATATTTCGGCCAAAACAAATCTATTCcccaaagtttgtgattttagGAAATTTAGGACGAAAAATAGAAATGGAACAATGACTAGTGGTCAACATGAAATTGATGTTAGTCAACAACTTTGACTTTGTAATTTTGGTCTCCAATGTTCTGATTTTCAATCATtatattttctttcattttaaaTAGTGATATTAAAGATTTTAGCATAATTAAGATTCAAATTAGAATGGAAAAAATATTAAATGGATAATAAGAATTctaattaaatttatttttctttttaattttaattttatttatttatgataAAAAATATGTcatatgtttcttttcttttacatagttaaaatcaaatttgatataatagatatatattattgtttctcgttattaataattaattgataatgatttctattattttttctaatgataatttaaaaacttaattaaatatttctttaaaatataagaaatatataacTTTTTGCAAACTATGttgatctctttttttttgttatttaaatAGGTTATCAATTAAGTTTGAAATGAAGTTGGCATTTTATACACATTATATGAACCATTAAATGATTATTAGGGTACATAGATTTTAAAATAAATGCTTTAGAACTACAATATTTGAGCGTTAGATTTTAATTAGTAGGAAagacaacaaaaataaaagataattttATTAAGAATTCCTGAAACtatattttacaaaaaaaaataaattataaaccattTTAGGAATTCTTCAGAAAACtatcttttactttttgtttccttccTGTCAATTAAAATCCAATGTTCCAATATTTTACTTTTACGTATGTCTATTGAAGACATTAATAGAATTAAATTATACTTGCAATCAAGTAGATATGGATTGATTTATATTCCTTAGATTTTCAGCCTCCTTTTATTAATagaataattcatatttttataaaataaaataaaactttagtTGATTAAATGAGTGTTTCCTTGAATTGTAAGTTCAATCGATAAAtttattactcaattaatacctctttaaattaataaaatttgtaTGTTCAATTAGTTGactttggattagctattttttgatgtgtttttgaaaaactttactgtagcagcgtatatgaaaaacttttgtatgagatttttttgagttgtttttgtttCTATATTACTGTcgtattgtatttgaaaaacttatttttaaaaaacagGAAAATCCAAATGGACTGATTGAATTAGTTTTCTgtttggagtgatttttgtTTGTACTTAGCAGATGCAAGTACGTAAAGATGAAGCACTCACTGCTATTTAACTCGAAACATGTTTATCGCATGATATGTGGGATTGTGTTCAATTCAATTGTTGTTATATTTAAGTTTACATACTATCTAATTCTAAAACTGGATTCTGATTCTAGATCATTTGGCGACTATAGGATTCATATTTAGtatttttctgaaaattttctgCAAGGAGAGCGGAATTATACTAGCTAATAAAAGTGACACTTCACTAAATTTCTAGTATGCCAATTGTGCACACTTTTGACGTGATCAGAACTATAAATGTCTTTAGATTCATGTTGGcttgtcaaaccagcaaaaataaaagttccTACTCTAAAAATATGAATTCGAGTGTAGCGGTGAATAGGGTCgtatccacagggattgggtgatttatttctttgtgaaaaATGGGGGATTAGGAGAAATTAACCAAATAGCtcacttgaataaaaataaaaacagtatcacaaaattaaataaaactaaatcaaGAAAAGGCAACACTCTAGTCGAAGGTCTAATCTCCACTTTGGTTCATTTAACTAATCATCGATACAAAggtgaaatcacttattcatGAATAAACTGGTTATGATCTTCAACACGCTCTGACAACCTGCTTCGCCTTACtgtttcgataaccacaacacgCTCTGTGGCTATTTCTCTTGCCAATTAAGCAACCCTAAAcaagctcttaggatttaacctattgacagcattaataattagagaaGCTACCAattctaactaacaaacacaCAAGCTCGGTTCATTTAAGTTAGATTATATATTCCCGTGACATAGATTCGAAAGTTTCTTTTACGATCAAATTACATCACGCGCCACAGATactaaaaccatcaaacaattatggatttgatattttagatggCAATAGACTATTTCAACAATTAAATATTGATCAGGTATTTAACTgtagaaaataatcataaacatGGATGATAGAGAATATATAAATACTCAGAAATAGATGaagcaaataaatcaaattagatctcacagaatTGTCAAACCAAAGCTTCAATTATCCTTCaactagaaaagaaattagccgctcctcatggTCGAGTCGCGGCTACAAGGAATACTAGGGTTTATTgtagagaaaaagagaaaaaagaattaGAGCTAGAGAAAGAATCCGAGCCCACGTCTGTTTTCTCCCCTGTTAATAAGGATGggcttcccttttctttctagGACTCCTACTTAAACTAAACTAACCAATCAAGACTTATCAATTGGTTTCCAAAATAAATTACATCAAGTCATAACCCCTCAAGATATCCACTTCCATGACTAATATGTAAAATCATGGGCTGCAACTGGTTTCTTGATCAATTGACAGATTGATCTCATGTCCTGCGAACTTTTGACTGCTTTGTCAaataaggcgtgggcacgctttaTAACGAAAGCTCTTCTGGACATGGACCTTTAGAAGCACCACTTCGAGTTTGACAAAGCGTGGGCACGCTTTACAAGACGTCTTTTGCAAAGTCGACTTTTAACGTGCCTTTTACTTCATTCTCACTAACAACTCCTACAAACAAACAATACTGAAAttcaaatatgagtgaaataTATCGATTAACGCCATATTTTAGCAAAACAAAGGGAAAATATTCACCAATTATATGCACAATTAGCCACTTAACAATTCACCACAAAATTATGTGCCCAACCTTAACAGAAATTAAGCAAAAGTTGCGTGTCTTTGTATAAAATTTGGCCTTTATACAATATTTTCCTATGTTGAATATCTTTTACTATTTACAGATATTCTGTTAGAGGTATTAAAATTGTTAGacaagtttttcttttccttttttctttattattttgtcAAAGTGGGCATTGAGTACATATTCACAGGAACTGAGGCAGACGATGGTTTTGTTGCGTCCTGTTGTAAATTACATATGCTATACATCTCCATCCGTCAGCTGCCAAAGCCCATGTTTAAGCTGTAAAAGTTGATCTTAAGCAATTCACCAGCTCTTCCATGTCATACATGATACAGCTACTACTATGCTCATATATAGTATAGCCTCTTCGAAATGCAGCATGATATATAGATATTACCCAAGTGGCCGAAGAGAATTAAAGTTAGTGATGACTTTTAAACATATTTCAAGAAATTGCATTTAAGTCTGAAGACAATGGGAGCAAAATTTCTGTTGTGGAGCAAACAGTCACTTAATAGCACCATTGGAACTAAACTATCCTATAATTTCAAGGACAACTTGACGGCCGTACGAATCATGCTGTTGTTATTTCTAGGACAACATGACGGCCAATTCTTATTAATTTGCAatatttagggtttccaatttGCATGGCCTCACAACTTCTTGTTgcttttacatatatatatatatatatatatatatatatatataccaaaTTTTCATTGCATTTAAACTGCTATTGTTtctctcttaaaaaaaaaattctaattcCTAACAAATGTCAATTTTGTACCAAATTGAGGTTGTGAGTAAATCATATTTTTGGACGAAATTCGACTAAACAACGGTAAAAATGGAAATTCAGTTTTTTATACTCAACGTATAGTTAAATTTTTGCTACTTTGCTCATTCAAACTTGGCCATCAACAAGTAATACCTATGACGGCAAATTGTTGAATAAGATATAGCAAAAGTATTTTTACTCCAACAATTTCTTGTGTAATTTAAGACACTGCTTCTCTACGATGAGGAAAATATACACACATGTTACACTAGATAATCTATGCACAAAAGAAAGTTATTAATTTCAATGAAAGTTTTTGCCAATTAAGGATGTCAAAAATATAGTAAAACATCCATAGATCTACTGTTTCTTCAGATTGATTTGTTGCACTAAAATGAATAGGATGCTGATTGCTGCACTTACTATTTTCTTGTGATTCAGTAACTTCGCTGACAGTTTTGATTTGCAAGTCTTTTAGGAAAAACTGTTTACATGGAACGGCCTTTTGTCTTGAACGGGTGTTTGTTTGTTGATACTAGTACCCACACATGAAGTCATGGCTCTCTTACGCCAAACATGTTTTATTGCATGATTTGTCATACTATGTTCAACATACCGTTGATTtatttagggttaatttcatTTGGCACCCTTAAATTATATCTTGATTCTTcctttagtttttaaatttttgtggTGGATGCTTTACTCTCTAAATTCTTAAACTCGTCTCATTTTATCatgtacaaaaataaaattatcaaGAGggcaaaaatcatgttttcaatacatatttattttttaatcttGTTTTTATCTCATAAAAAAGTATAAAACACATTAAAAAGTActacaataaaaaaatataagcaaataaattttattccaaatgcactaattaattttatttcacATTGAAAAAACATaagcaaaatatatatatatatatatataagtctATAAGCATTAAGAAAAAACACATTGAGTTGCTTAGACTTCTTTGTTGTGGATTATCTAATCTATTTTAGTGCTAAAAGATCGAATTCATAATGTAATTGTATTAAATACATTTAGTAACTATTAAAGAAAAATGTGTATATTACTATGTTATAATTATTATGTGTATTTAAGAATTAGCCAAGGATATTTTGGTTATGAAGGTATATTTTGGTTAAGAATTAGCCAAGGATATTTTGGTTATGAAAAATATACCTTCATCTTAATCTTGTCAAAAGGTTGATCACAAGTGGTAAAGTGTATATATTTCGAGTTTAGGGGGGCAAAGTGTTACAAAGGCTCAAGTTCAGGGGGCAAAGTAATTAAGCCCATAAATTATTCGGCAAATTTATGAACAGTTTTAGCTTGATACATCTCCTCATCCTATGTAGTAGCTTACTATACTTGCCTAATCATGTCTTCACAAATATACGCTTAAATGTGAGAATTCTTTTTTACTTGTACAAAATATTGACAAATATTTGCTTGTTTCATCTAAGAGTGACAAACAACGAGTTGTTAGCAcctaaacaaacaagaaaagtaAACTTGAAgttctaaaaatttttaaatgcaACTATTCTGTAAAAGGAAATGCAAAAGCATAAGTCAAAATcttaaggaaaaaaatatacTAAATACTTTGATGTAGAGTGGAATCAATGCTAAATTGTATTGATAAGTGGCAGTCAAGCGTGCTCAGAGAACACATAGTTGTTCTAATCATCCTTAATCCACTTGACAAAGTTGTTGAAATTCTTGCCAGAACATCCGTCTTCTCTAAGACTACTCATAACCTTTGCTTTTAAATCCAGGGCCCTCTCCTTGTAGCCTTTAACAGTGACTAGCTGCTCAATTTTGTTCTTAACTTCTCCTTGTGCAACGATTCCATTTTCATCTTTATCCAATCCTAATCCAACCTTCCAAACATCACATATGTAGCTTCTATTACTGAACTGGTCTGCAAAGTAAGGCCAGTGGAGGAAAGGGACACCATTGCTTACACATTCAACTGTAGAATTCCAACCACAGTGGCCGAGGAAGCAGGCAACTGAAGGATGACTCAGGACCTGCTGTTGAGGTGCCCAAGTGGCTAATCTTCCTCGTCCTTGTATTCGCTCTTTGAAACCTTCTGGATATGCATTATCTGTTTCTGCTGTTAAATTACGCCTCACAACCCACAGGAATGGCATATTGGTGCATTCAAGGCCTAGAGCCAGTTCTTGAAACTGTCTGGTCAAAACTGTGAAGCTTCCAAATGCAACATAAATGACTGATTGGTCCTTCACCTGATAATGACTCAATGACTCGTCTGTGATCAAATTCCGTGTTCACAAATGTAACCTTGATACCACTCTTGACTAGGCACAGGGCAAGTTCCATTAGGGGAAGTACATGACCTTGTGCTGGATAAGGTATGGCTAGTACATGTGGAATGCCCATATTGTTTCTTCAACACTACACTGCCACTAATCTCCATATACGTGTCCCTATTTATATGTTATAATTCATCTTTTTTCTAATTAGGTAAAGGACCCATGGCACATCAAATGTCTAATGACCAATATGTGGTCAAGTTTTCCTGAGCCTCTCATTTTATACGGTGCCCTTTGTCTTGAATGTACCTTTCTTTGTCCGATTTTGGTATCTGTCAACGTTTTCCACAATCTTGGAATTGTTGCTAACCATTACTTTTAGATTGAAATAAAAGCTGAAGATGGATTGCAAGGGACAGATTGAGATCGAAgactttattattttaattttcaccATAATTGAAAGGTATGTTTCAGTTTTGTAACTTCGTTACCATGATTGATATTTTGAGTTAAAGTTTCTGCCTCAAGAGAATCCAAGACCAAATTCTGTTGAAACTCCTAAAAAAACTcatgatatttttaaaaagtgaataaattttctttctttgaaatGTTTGGATGCATATACTTTTAATTTGAAGGGGCAAGCTTTATACCAATTTGAATGTTGTAATTAATGGAAAATCTTTAAAAAATTTGTGTGGTCGAAACTTTTGATAGGAATGACGACTCATATTGTACGGGGAGTTGCCATTTTTGTAAGACTTGATTGCCCCTCACTGCCTTCTAAAAATTTTGTGAGATCAAAAGTATTTGGGAATTTCgccaatttggtccctaaacatTTTCACTTAAATCAATTTCGTCCTTGATGAAATATTTTAACCAATTTAGTCCTTGAACTAGTTTTTTACTTCCAATGTAGGACTTTTCACTGCATTTTACTCAATTTGCGTGGACCAACGGGGGTATAATTGTCACACTGGTTTAATCTTTTGCAATTAACCGACGAAACAAATTAGAGATGATTACAAAAAGGGGGCGGGCATTCTccagggaaaaagaaaagaggaggaaAAGACAGTCGTGCATGTTGTGAGGAATACTGGGTCACCTGTTGCCGAGAGATGCATGCAGATTAATTATCAGTTCTTCCTCTTCTGCAGTTATATTGCCTCGCTTCAAGTCAGACCTCAAGTAGTTGATCCATCTCAATCTGCAACTCTTCCCACATCTAAGTAGTCCTTCAAGCGATCAAAATGGACACAAAAAAGGTATTAATTCCATACTCAAAGGCAGGCCTTGTTGCTGATATGATAATAATGGAGAACTCAAATAACTATAACTTGGTGAAATTGTTTGTGAACGAAGATAGCAGTATCATGTGCACAGGGGTACTTGCGTTCTGAAACAATTTAGGTAACATCTTAGATAGCAGGGGATAGATTATTCTTCCCATCGCTTGAATCATCAGATCAGATTAGAATCATTAGCGAAGCAATGAAAATGGTCTAAGATGCAATTACAACTAAGATGGAGGAGGTGAAACAGGGGAAACAGGGGATAGGCAAAAGGTCAATAACCATTGCCCAAACAGGAATTCCCCTCTAGTAAACCTTACAGGACTGACTAATCCCAGCATTACATCAGTATGACTATCATGAAACCTGAAATCTTCAATGTCCTTCAAGCAAATTTGAATCTAGACAAAAAAGGCCGAACTAAAAATATCATACCATAGAAAATGTTCGTTCCAAGAAAAGTTCATCCCACTGCAGATAGCTAAAGTATAACATATTAGTTTACATCTCCTGATCAGGTAAGCCCTGAATTGCATTAGCACTAGTTCCAACTGCAAAGATTTTCACCGCCATTCTAAATCAAAGCGAATTGCTGTGTGGAAATCACCAGAGTCGCTGGAATGCAGCAAAGTCTTCTGGTCGAAAAGCTCAGGCTGCCACTCATCATGTAATATACTCTTCTTCAAGATTGCAACTTTGACATCTTTCAGATCTTTCAGCCAAAGCTTTTAAGTTTCCTACAAATTCAGATGGTCTTGATTTCTTCTGATCATCAGAAACTCGAGGAGGTACTGTGTGAAGTGAATAGTTCCATGAAAACACCACTCCTGTTGTATGATTCAAGGACAAAAGAACCGCATCCATCCATCTAGAAAAGCTGCAGAAACCTTCCGTCCTTGCCGTTGAGAAAATTTTATAGATAACTCTTCAATTTCAAGTCTAGGATCCATTGGACCGTCTTTAATCTCATTGAGATCAACTTTTGCAGATGCAGAACAACTTTTGCAGACCGTCTTTAATCTCTAGAAAGTGGACGGCCGAACAAGATGAAATCTTGACCGAGTACATGATCTGAAACCTGAAGAATAATGGGAAGAGCCCCTTGCTGTGAGATAGTGGGCATAAAGAGAGGGAGGTGGACGGCTGAAGAAGATGAAATCTTGACCGAGTACATTCAATCTAATTTGTTTCGTCGGTTAATTGCAAAAGATTAAACCAGTGTGACAATTATACCCCCTTGATCCACGCAAATTGAGTAAAATGCAGTGAAAAGTCCTACATTGGAAGTAAAAAACTAGTTCAAGGATTAAATTGGTTAAAATATTTCATCAAGGACGAAATTGATTTAAGTGAAAatgtttagggaccaaattagCAAAATTCCCAAAGTATTTTATATCTAAAGAGTGAATTCGAATAAAGAAATCTTTAAAAAAATCTTGTAAGATCAaagttttttatatataaaGAATCAATTCTCATATTTTACGGGGAATAAACAATTTTCTAGAACTTGTCTGCTCTTTCACTGTTCTCTAGATCCGTCTATGGTCCTTAATGTATTATgtgattttatatgattttcgtaaaaatattcttttcatctctcacttttaaaatgaaacaaattcATCTTTAACATTTAAAAATTGAATCTATAACATCTCTCAACCCAAATTTCAATATGAATCAAACCATCTAGTAATCTAGTAATAAATTTCAAggatagaattgatagatcattcgGTCAACTCCATCAcattcacataacatttattgaaccaaaaaaggaaaaaattaaaaaattataacataaaaggccGTTCTTTATTTTGGAATAGTAggtttcttttttaaaaaaattctttttatatACTATTAGAGTATACACTTACGAGTTTAGATGTTATCATACATACACagtttggtgtttaaatttaaattgaaatgatgTGGCAAGTATTTAGACCCATCAGTGTATAAAATAACAatgtaggaaaaattaatccttctttttatgttataattctttattttcctttttgggttcattaaatttcatgtgaatatcaagttgagttaaccaaaTAATCTACCAATTATACCTCCGAAATTTGTAATCGGGTTGTTGGTGGTTGGATTCATATTAAAAGTTGACTTTAGGGATGTGAtagtttcaatttttaaatgtgAAAGATgaatttgtttcattttaaaagtaagaaacaaaaaaaaatatttttgtaaaagGTAAGGGatgaaaatgatcattttcccaTTTAGTTTTGTCTGATTACTTTGTCATTGTGCCCCCACTGACATTTTAGGTGTTGGGTACTAGAAACTTTATATACTTAACCAGATGACTTGTACAATGTCCACGTGGACGTATCTATAAGCGATTTGATAGCAATTCTTTATTAAGAAAGCAAAAGAACAGATATAATTTATTAGTTAATGATTCCTACGGTGCAAGCCCAATACATTAAGGAGTACAATTCGCTAGTGAGTTTTTCTATACACAAAAATTCTTCGTACTCAAACGAATTCCTTATACAATATTTGAATGAGTTGTGGTCAAACGAGTTTGAATTTTAACCGCATAGGTAGAGGCATGCTAGAAATGTGGAATATTGTGtagtttttttaaaactttaggtACAATTAAGAGTAGCATGTGTTTAGCTATATTTATCGAAATGTCCTCATTTTGAtacatttaaaattttgatttatggaGACATCTAGCTATTTTTGGAATGTAAAATTATTTTGCAATCGTTTTTGCATGGAGTACAACTCATATAAGATTATGTGTTAGTATAATTATTGAAATGGTGTTATAGATATATTTAATTAAAGTGTGGCTTTTGTTGTGTAATTAGCACATAGATATATTAATGCGTTGTGTAATTAACACGTTGTTATAACTAACCATTGGAGGATATTCCTTTGTTTGAAACAACTTCTATCTGCTCTTGGACTATTTTCAAGTGACATTTGTAAGGGCCTTTTGGGAATGGtaaattgtaaaaatattgataaaataaaGTGTACAAACGTGTGCTACAATTAGAATGTACTATTATTAGTTTTATCATATTTGATGATTATTATTTTCCAAAATGTACTATTATTtatccaatgaaaatttttttctaacCACAGGCACTAAACATCCACGCGATGCACGGGCACTCCCCTTAATATAGGATATTAATGGGAGAATTATAGGATATTAATAGGGTCCTCCCATTCTC
Above is a genomic segment from Coffea eugenioides isolate CCC68of chromosome 5, Ceug_1.0, whole genome shotgun sequence containing:
- the LOC113771847 gene encoding UDP-glycosyltransferase 83A1-like, translating into MEISGSVVLKKQYGHSTYESLSHYQVKDQSVIYVAFGSFTVLTRQFQELALGLECTNMPFLWVVRRNLTAETDNAYPEGFKERIQGRGRLATWAPQQQVLSHPSVACFLGHCGWNSTVECVSNGVPFLHWPYFADQFSNRSYICDVWKVGLGLDKDENGIVAQGEVKNKIEQLVTVKGYKERALDLKAKVMSSLREDGCSGKNFNNFVKWIKDD